The Commensalibacter nepenthis genome has a window encoding:
- a CDS encoding P-loop NTPase family protein: MANKILLDIHEAKPSFDENYLPPVTFNLKVKSGECVIIESRDPETATAFADLCSGMIALREGKALFKGLDWFELKEPRLSALRGSIGRVFQKNGWMEMYSVAVNILLPSLHHTRIHEDKLVDQAMILCHKFGLPGLPMDTSREVTMIDLARASCVRALLNNPDLLLLEYPAEGSSAELMPPLLEMLNVAQNRGASIICFTRQFSLWNDYKDRVTHWMRLQEKGLTSIRLG; this comes from the coding sequence ATGGCAAATAAAATATTACTAGATATCCATGAGGCAAAACCTTCGTTTGATGAAAATTATTTGCCGCCTGTTACTTTTAATTTAAAGGTAAAATCAGGTGAATGCGTGATTATTGAATCACGAGATCCGGAAACTGCAACCGCTTTTGCTGATTTATGTAGCGGTATGATTGCTTTGAGAGAAGGTAAAGCTTTATTCAAAGGCTTAGATTGGTTTGAGTTAAAAGAACCACGATTATCCGCATTGCGGGGATCTATTGGTCGGGTTTTTCAAAAAAACGGATGGATGGAAATGTATTCCGTTGCCGTGAATATTTTATTGCCTTCATTGCATCATACCCGAATTCATGAAGATAAATTGGTTGATCAAGCGATGATACTTTGTCATAAATTTGGATTGCCAGGATTGCCTATGGATACATCGAGAGAAGTAACAATGATTGACCTAGCTCGTGCATCATGTGTGCGTGCTTTGTTAAATAATCCAGATTTGTTATTATTAGAATATCCAGCAGAGGGTTCTTCTGCTGAACTGATGCCTCCTTTGTTGGAGATGTTGAATGTTGCTCAAAATAGAGGGGCGAGTATCATTTGTTTTACACGTCAATTTAGTTTGTGGAATGATTATAAAGATCGTGTAACGCATTGGATGCGTTTACAAGAAAAAGGTTTAACCTCAATACGGCTGGGATGA
- a CDS encoding MlaD family protein: protein MFNSKQYTKTRQLFQLRYANEWTGGLVLLCLLAFVGAVIEAGVLRDWMTPAAELNIVLPQTGVDNLSVGDNVEVFGISAGTIKKINVNPDGGLSAVAAIDPKLTTFIRRDSQATIKRQFAVAGAAYVSITRGYSTKLDWKYAVLVAKTEPNPADQISQMVMQIHERIVPTMDSAKNMMASLEMIVENIQQGKGSIGQLVNNDELIRRAENMVQTLNNIIEQLQPIENNLNKVVTHADTMVVNFGKVSKNIAQASPSLVPIAKNLVPISKNVKDSTEQLPAMMTQLQSTVADLQKLIVQVKGLWLLGGNGKEPRRSKRLPAREVRP, encoded by the coding sequence ATGTTTAACAGTAAACAATATACGAAAACACGACAATTATTTCAGTTAAGATATGCCAATGAATGGACAGGTGGATTGGTGTTATTATGCCTGTTGGCTTTTGTCGGAGCCGTGATTGAGGCAGGTGTGTTAAGAGACTGGATGACACCCGCAGCAGAGTTAAATATTGTTTTGCCCCAAACTGGGGTGGATAATTTATCTGTTGGGGATAATGTCGAGGTTTTTGGGATTAGTGCGGGAACTATTAAGAAGATTAATGTTAATCCTGATGGTGGGCTATCCGCTGTTGCTGCGATTGATCCGAAATTAACCACTTTTATTCGACGCGATAGCCAAGCAACTATCAAAAGACAGTTTGCGGTTGCTGGGGCGGCATATGTATCAATTACACGGGGATATAGTACAAAACTTGATTGGAAATATGCAGTATTGGTGGCGAAAACAGAGCCTAATCCTGCGGATCAGATTTCTCAAATGGTCATGCAGATTCATGAACGCATCGTTCCAACAATGGATAGTGCGAAGAATATGATGGCTTCTTTGGAAATGATTGTTGAAAATATTCAACAGGGTAAAGGGTCTATTGGTCAGCTTGTGAATAATGATGAATTGATACGTCGTGCCGAAAATATGGTTCAGACATTGAATAATATCATTGAACAATTACAACCGATCGAAAATAATTTGAATAAAGTTGTAACCCACGCAGATACAATGGTCGTTAATTTTGGTAAAGTTTCCAAAAATATTGCGCAGGCTTCACCAAGCTTGGTTCCTATTGCTAAAAATTTAGTTCCAATTAGTAAGAATGTAAAAGATTCTACAGAGCAATTACCTGCAATGATGACGCAATTACAATCTACTGTTGCTGATTTACAGAAGTTAATTGTTCAAGTTAAAGGATTGTGGCTATTGGGGGGGAATGGAAAAGAGCCTCGCCGTTCAAAACGCTTGCCAGCACGTGAGGTCAGACCATGA
- a CDS encoding DUF423 domain-containing protein has protein sequence MSSKTSFFSTRFWLATGAFYGMTAVILSSFTSHLPDQYFIDNGREMARIADTILFIHSVALIAVSILQKIWQPSIHLNIIGCAFNIGLWLFCGAVFYTALTGSHPPVPLAPMGGSTLIITWLYLTIAAFLIKDRHNH, from the coding sequence ATGTCTTCAAAAACATCTTTTTTCTCTACTCGCTTTTGGCTAGCAACGGGTGCATTTTATGGAATGACCGCTGTCATTCTCTCTTCATTTACTTCCCACCTTCCTGATCAATATTTTATAGATAATGGCAGAGAAATGGCTCGCATTGCTGATACAATCTTATTTATTCATAGCGTCGCATTAATTGCAGTTTCTATTTTACAGAAAATTTGGCAACCTTCTATTCATCTGAACATCATAGGATGTGCGTTCAATATCGGGCTTTGGTTATTTTGTGGAGCTGTTTTTTATACAGCATTAACCGGATCTCACCCGCCTGTTCCTCTGGCTCCAATGGGGGGCAGCACACTGATTATCACATGGCTCTATTTAACCATTGCAGCATTTTTAATTAAAGACCGCCATAATCATTAA
- a CDS encoding NUDIX domain-containing protein: MSKMVLQNTHTLWDGHSQLEMTEMIQQYDDGSTKSLKREVLKARDSVVVLLYRQDTKKLVLTSQWRAPIVFRGDNQPVIEACAGNIDQKDFENHQQDVLAAAKAAAIREVEEETGWHIAELDYLYALYSCSGISTEKLYYFIASVDEKIQQGGGVREEGEDIAVLEVTLQEAIKKIEKGEIVDLKTVVLIHYIQLHLVDYFN, from the coding sequence ATGTCAAAAATGGTTTTACAAAATACACACACTTTGTGGGATGGCCATTCACAGTTAGAAATGACAGAAATGATTCAACAATATGATGACGGATCTACAAAATCTTTGAAGAGAGAAGTGTTGAAGGCTCGCGATAGTGTCGTTGTTTTATTATATCGTCAAGATACAAAGAAATTGGTGTTGACTTCTCAATGGCGTGCACCGATTGTCTTTCGCGGTGATAATCAACCTGTGATTGAAGCATGTGCAGGAAATATCGATCAAAAAGATTTCGAAAACCATCAACAAGATGTTTTGGCAGCAGCAAAAGCGGCAGCAATCAGAGAAGTAGAAGAAGAAACAGGATGGCATATTGCTGAGCTTGATTATTTATATGCATTATATAGTTGTTCAGGAATATCTACTGAAAAATTATATTATTTTATTGCCAGTGTAGATGAAAAAATACAGCAAGGTGGTGGTGTTCGTGAAGAAGGTGAAGATATTGCAGTGCTAGAAGTGACTTTACAAGAAGCCATTAAAAAAATTGAAAAAGGTGAAATCGTAGATTTAAAGACAGTTGTTTTGATTCATTATATTCAATTACATCTTGTTGATTATTTTAATTAA
- a CDS encoding glucan biosynthesis protein, which yields MVFRRDLLRSAAGISLASVVGEATGSLVPHAAAADSKASDDDKGKPFDQTTVRQLARDMAKTSYKAPSNKLPDAIDKLDFDGFRSIEFKPESALWHGSNLNFEVQFFPRGFLYRPRIDIYEVVDGVSKPVPYNPDMFNYKNPKLRVEDNLGFSGLKLMTRLNQKDVFEEFAVFLGASYFRAVSKGQQYGLSARGFAKGTADPQGEEFPLFRAFWIVQPKSGIESLVIYALLDSPSLTGAFKFTIRPGDTTTFDVESYFYPRKTIANGGVAPLTGMFYFDANNRNHVDDWRPAAHDSEGLLMWTGTGEQIWRPLNNPVDLQYSVFMDTAPKGFGLIQRKRDFSQYEDLALHYELRPSLWVEPVGEWQSGSMNLVEIPTPSEVNDNIVAFWRPKQPFKEGGEYSFTYRLYWGWDNPWTSDLARVAATRVGAVVDKPDVRFFCIDFFDGPLTHFPTNKQLTLNVTSSTGKISNIVVEPNPVTHGWRTTFEFAPENAKTAELKCVLMDGDQPISEKWMYRWTA from the coding sequence GTGGTATTTCGTCGAGATCTTTTACGTTCAGCTGCGGGTATTTCATTAGCCAGTGTGGTAGGAGAAGCAACGGGTTCATTAGTACCCCATGCGGCAGCCGCTGACAGCAAAGCAAGTGATGATGATAAAGGCAAGCCTTTTGATCAAACAACTGTCCGGCAATTGGCTCGTGATATGGCCAAAACGTCTTACAAAGCTCCTAGTAATAAATTGCCAGATGCGATTGATAAACTCGATTTTGATGGTTTTCGCAGTATTGAATTTAAACCAGAGAGTGCTTTGTGGCATGGCAGTAATTTAAATTTCGAAGTGCAATTTTTCCCCAGAGGCTTTTTATACAGACCCCGCATTGATATTTATGAAGTGGTTGATGGGGTTTCTAAACCAGTACCTTATAATCCTGATATGTTTAATTATAAAAATCCAAAATTACGAGTTGAGGATAATTTAGGTTTTTCTGGATTGAAGCTGATGACAAGGCTGAATCAAAAAGATGTATTCGAAGAATTTGCTGTATTTTTAGGTGCTTCCTATTTCCGCGCAGTTTCTAAGGGACAACAATATGGGTTATCAGCACGTGGTTTTGCCAAAGGAACAGCCGATCCTCAAGGGGAAGAATTCCCGTTATTCAGAGCTTTTTGGATTGTCCAACCCAAATCTGGAATTGAATCCCTTGTGATTTATGCATTGCTCGATAGTCCGTCTTTGACGGGGGCATTTAAATTTACAATTCGTCCAGGGGATACAACGACATTCGATGTGGAAAGTTATTTTTATCCACGCAAGACCATTGCTAATGGTGGCGTAGCTCCGTTGACAGGTATGTTTTATTTTGATGCGAATAATCGTAACCATGTTGATGACTGGCGACCTGCTGCCCATGATAGTGAGGGATTGTTAATGTGGACAGGAACAGGCGAGCAAATATGGCGTCCTTTGAATAATCCTGTTGATTTACAATATTCTGTATTTATGGATACAGCTCCCAAAGGGTTTGGTTTAATTCAGCGCAAACGTGATTTCTCTCAATATGAAGATTTGGCTTTGCATTATGAATTACGTCCGTCATTATGGGTAGAGCCCGTTGGTGAATGGCAATCCGGAAGTATGAATTTGGTTGAAATTCCTACACCAAGTGAAGTGAATGATAATATTGTTGCATTTTGGCGTCCAAAACAGCCTTTTAAAGAGGGTGGGGAATATTCTTTTACCTATCGTTTATATTGGGGATGGGATAATCCGTGGACTTCAGACCTTGCAAGAGTGGCAGCAACGCGTGTTGGTGCAGTGGTTGATAAACCCGATGTTCGTTTTTTCTGTATTGATTTTTTTGATGGACCTTTGACTCATTTCCCAACTAATAAACAACTGACATTAAATGTTACAAGTTCGACAGGTAAAATCAGCAATATTGTGGTAGAGCCCAATCCAGTTACTCATGGATGGCGAACGACTTTTGAATTTGCACCTGAAAATGCAAAAACAGCAGAATTAAAATGTGTTTTAATGGATGGCGATCAACCTATTTCTGAAAAATGGATGTATCGTTGGACAGCATAG
- the dauA gene encoding C4-dicarboxylic acid transporter DauA: MQSKKTILKPPPIATGIIDTFRGGYKFSDFKNDALAGLTIGTVAVPLSMALAIATGVPPEHGLYTAIVAGALIALTGGSRFNISGPTAAFVVILFPIVKDYGIGGLLLATMMAGIILLLMGLSKMGQLIRFVPYPVILGFTAGIAIIIAILQIPDFLGLHTSKLGDNFIENISIIFSSLGTINPYEMGVGLFTLILLILWPKFKIPLPAPLVGLIVGGIVAYFINKGINGADIKTIASNFTWNANGTSGNGIPPIPPSLIMPWALPGPDGQPLMITFNLIHSLIGPAFAIATLGAIESLLCAVIADELTNTKHNPNAELIGQGIGNIIAPLFGGITATAAIARTATSIRSGAKSPIAAIIHAIFVLLAVVLFASLLGYVPMASLGALLFIVAWNMSEAKHCIQTIKTAPRSDVSVLLICFGLTIIFDMVIAVAVGVALSAILFIRSMTHASKTSLIEEHPELDEIAKDVVVFDINGPLFFGVTERTIASFRSYDNLHKKIIILDMKDVISMDGTTISGLQSIKKQIFNNDQSLIFVGVSTEIILSLKRAGLQKTQGRLTYCSNFQHARNIATRWLNNI; this comes from the coding sequence ATGCAAAGTAAAAAAACTATTCTGAAACCACCCCCAATTGCTACGGGAATTATTGATACTTTTCGCGGTGGCTATAAGTTTTCTGATTTTAAAAATGATGCCTTGGCTGGTCTGACGATCGGCACGGTTGCTGTTCCCCTTTCTATGGCATTAGCGATTGCCACTGGCGTTCCACCCGAACATGGATTATATACTGCAATCGTTGCTGGTGCTTTGATTGCTTTAACTGGCGGATCACGTTTTAATATCTCTGGACCAACAGCCGCTTTTGTTGTTATTTTATTTCCAATTGTTAAAGATTATGGCATTGGCGGGCTACTTCTAGCAACGATGATGGCAGGGATTATCCTGCTTTTGATGGGACTGAGTAAGATGGGACAGCTCATTCGTTTTGTCCCATATCCTGTTATATTAGGATTTACCGCGGGAATTGCAATCATTATTGCAATCCTTCAAATCCCAGATTTTCTGGGGCTACATACCTCAAAACTTGGTGATAATTTTATTGAAAATATCAGTATCATTTTTTCATCATTAGGAACCATCAATCCTTATGAAATGGGGGTTGGTTTATTTACTTTGATCCTTTTGATCTTATGGCCAAAATTTAAAATCCCTCTTCCTGCACCTTTGGTTGGGTTAATTGTTGGCGGTATTGTTGCCTATTTTATCAATAAAGGCATCAATGGTGCCGATATTAAAACCATCGCTTCTAACTTTACTTGGAACGCAAATGGAACCAGTGGCAATGGCATCCCTCCTATTCCTCCTTCTTTAATTATGCCTTGGGCATTGCCAGGTCCTGATGGTCAGCCATTAATGATTACGTTTAATCTTATTCATTCATTGATTGGTCCAGCCTTTGCCATTGCAACATTAGGCGCCATCGAATCTTTATTATGTGCGGTTATTGCGGATGAATTAACCAATACAAAACATAATCCCAATGCCGAGTTAATTGGGCAAGGTATTGGAAATATCATTGCACCTCTTTTTGGTGGGATCACTGCAACCGCAGCGATTGCCAGAACAGCCACCAGTATCCGCAGTGGTGCCAAATCCCCTATTGCAGCAATCATTCATGCCATTTTTGTGTTATTAGCGGTTGTACTTTTTGCATCCTTGCTTGGCTATGTTCCAATGGCATCTTTGGGTGCTTTATTATTCATTGTTGCATGGAATATGAGCGAAGCAAAACATTGTATTCAAACCATCAAGACCGCACCACGTAGCGATGTCAGCGTTTTACTCATCTGCTTTGGTTTAACGATTATTTTCGATATGGTCATCGCCGTGGCGGTTGGGGTAGCTTTGTCAGCTATTTTATTCATCCGCAGCATGACCCATGCCTCTAAAACATCCCTCATTGAGGAACATCCAGAATTAGATGAAATAGCAAAAGATGTTGTTGTTTTTGATATTAATGGTCCTCTATTCTTTGGCGTTACAGAAAGAACAATCGCCTCTTTTAGATCTTATGATAATCTACATAAGAAAATTATTATTCTGGATATGAAAGATGTTATCAGTATGGATGGCACCACCATATCAGGGCTACAATCAATCAAAAAACAAATATTTAATAATGATCAATCTTTGATTTTTGTTGGTGTTTCGACTGAAATTATCCTTTCGTTAAAGCGTGCAGGCTTACAAAAAACACAAGGCAGACTGACATACTGCTCTAATTTTCAACATGCACGCAATATAGCCACAAGATGGTTAAATAATATTTGA
- the mdoH gene encoding glucans biosynthesis glucosyltransferase MdoH — MNTDDLSQSQNTDKPVFVVLPPETPIDMPIQNLQANPNVHGRPKQPVTQASNIVLRRLFVFIVSIALTAYASYEMNLVFNSYGMTALGLIILVIFTILFFWIAFSFASSLGGFVEQLSKGGGLSLGINPKDPLPSLQKKTAVLMPTYNEDPHRVLAGLKAIYDSIQATGQGQHFDFFILSDTTNPDVWVEEEAAFLRFRQQTGDDNHIFYRRRFKNTDRKAGNLADWVRRFGGGYDHMLSLDADSLMEGDTVVRICAAMEANEGVGLIQTLPVIVNGTTLFARLQQFAGRVYGPTIAYGIAWWHGSESNYWGHNAVIRIKAFAEQAGMPHLPSARKPFGGMIMSHDFVEAALMRRGRWAIHMVPALQGSYEESPPSLTDIAVRDRRWCQGNLQHIMVIPTKKLSWISRIHMLTGIGAYVMSPLWLLSLLVGIMVSLQALFVKPEYFTGTDRVLFPNWPQVDPVLAKYVFILTMLVLLAPKFLAWIAMFFNPELRKGCGGSIKALSSIFLETLIGGLIAPIAMLIQTTAVMSILLGYDSGWNAQRRDVGFIPIKDVVRDYWRHTAFGILMGVCAWEVSPSLFFWMTPVLLGLLLAIPLVWITSSQRFGAFCMKIGLLIIPEETARPDILRRDRIEKRRVMDMEVQDAFSTLVKDPHLVALHMSCLPPERQKGEPINPHYLVGMVKLNEVDNQDQAMQVMTHDEKSALLSSRKAIEKFLNLPV; from the coding sequence GTGAACACTGACGATTTATCTCAAAGTCAAAATACGGATAAACCCGTTTTTGTTGTTTTGCCTCCTGAAACGCCTATTGATATGCCAATACAAAATTTGCAGGCAAACCCAAATGTGCATGGCAGACCGAAACAACCTGTAACGCAAGCATCAAATATTGTATTGAGACGTTTATTTGTTTTTATCGTGTCAATTGCTTTGACCGCCTATGCTTCTTATGAAATGAATTTGGTCTTTAACAGTTACGGTATGACCGCTTTGGGGCTAATTATTCTTGTTATCTTTACCATATTATTTTTCTGGATTGCTTTTTCATTTGCGTCATCCTTGGGTGGATTTGTTGAACAGCTCAGTAAAGGAGGGGGATTATCACTTGGTATTAATCCAAAAGATCCTTTGCCTTCTTTACAGAAAAAAACAGCTGTTTTAATGCCGACTTATAACGAAGACCCACATCGTGTATTAGCAGGGCTTAAGGCAATTTACGACAGTATCCAAGCGACGGGTCAAGGACAACATTTTGATTTCTTTATTTTATCAGACACAACCAATCCCGACGTTTGGGTAGAAGAAGAGGCTGCTTTTTTACGGTTTCGTCAACAAACAGGCGATGACAACCATATTTTTTATCGTCGTCGTTTTAAAAATACAGACCGTAAAGCAGGGAATTTAGCCGATTGGGTTCGTCGATTTGGCGGTGGTTACGATCATATGTTGAGCCTTGACGCTGATAGCTTAATGGAAGGGGATACGGTTGTTCGTATTTGTGCTGCCATGGAAGCTAACGAAGGTGTTGGATTAATTCAAACATTGCCAGTGATTGTGAACGGCACCACACTTTTTGCACGTCTGCAACAATTTGCTGGTCGTGTTTATGGACCAACAATTGCTTATGGAATTGCATGGTGGCATGGGTCTGAAAGTAATTATTGGGGACATAACGCCGTTATTCGTATTAAGGCATTTGCAGAACAAGCAGGGATGCCTCATTTACCATCTGCGCGCAAGCCTTTTGGTGGAATGATTATGAGTCATGACTTTGTTGAAGCTGCATTGATGCGTCGGGGACGTTGGGCCATTCACATGGTGCCAGCATTACAAGGATCATATGAAGAAAGCCCTCCATCTTTGACTGATATTGCCGTCAGAGATCGCCGCTGGTGTCAAGGTAATCTGCAACATATTATGGTTATTCCAACTAAAAAGCTTAGTTGGATTAGCCGAATTCATATGTTAACTGGCATTGGTGCTTATGTAATGTCACCATTATGGTTGTTATCATTATTAGTGGGTATTATGGTTTCGCTACAAGCTTTGTTTGTAAAACCAGAATATTTCACGGGAACAGATCGCGTTTTATTTCCGAATTGGCCTCAAGTTGATCCTGTCTTGGCTAAATACGTGTTTATTTTAACAATGTTGGTCTTGCTTGCGCCAAAATTTTTGGCTTGGATCGCAATGTTCTTTAATCCAGAGTTGCGTAAGGGATGTGGCGGTTCCATAAAAGCACTATCTTCCATTTTCTTGGAAACTTTAATTGGTGGGTTAATCGCCCCGATTGCTATGCTCATTCAAACAACTGCGGTGATGTCCATTTTGCTAGGATATGATTCTGGTTGGAATGCACAGCGCAGAGATGTGGGTTTTATTCCCATCAAAGACGTTGTTCGAGATTATTGGCGACATACTGCTTTTGGGATTTTAATGGGAGTTTGTGCTTGGGAAGTTTCTCCATCTTTATTCTTTTGGATGACGCCTGTGTTATTAGGGTTATTGTTGGCCATCCCACTTGTATGGATTACCTCTAGCCAGCGTTTTGGCGCCTTTTGTATGAAAATTGGATTGTTGATTATTCCAGAGGAAACCGCACGCCCTGATATTTTAAGACGCGATCGTATTGAAAAAAGAAGAGTGATGGATATGGAAGTGCAAGACGCATTTTCAACTTTGGTAAAGGATCCTCACCTTGTAGCATTACACATGTCATGCCTGCCTCCTGAGCGTCAGAAAGGTGAGCCAATTAATCCGCATTATTTGGTAGGTATGGTAAAATTGAACGAAGTTGATAATCAAGATCAAGCAATGCAGGTGATGACCCATGATGAAAAGTCAGCTTTATTATCTAGTCGTAAAGCTATCGAAAAGTTCTTGAACTTACCTGTTTAA
- a CDS encoding DNA adenine methylase: MKWNKTEHGSYQTTDFLFNQLIPYIGNKRKLLDLIKQTLIASQENFQTQNGLFIDCFAGTGVVSRLAKTMGYQVFCNDWEYYSQALNIASIQTLEPPTYFDRYSYREILQQLNNLSPIEGWVTKHLCPQDDIHYDISKERMFYMHKNGMRIDAIREKIEQWDRDGLLNPIQKSCLLAPLLYCACYHANTSGVFKGFHKGWGGQTKTALYRIAADLMLAPIQFFNNHQDNHIFRMDVQLLAEELHHMNIPEYSVAYLDPPYNQHPYGANYHVLNSITLWDKPALSPQITPYEKSAIRKDWRTERKSAYTIRKQATLAYQQLLQTLPTRWIATSYSTDGFIDLQDMIQQNCDVGEVKVFAKPYKRYRVSSQRYSEKPRNIEFVLLTQVGKGKRQSSIELVEKIYALENNSLATTKGNSNIIHAF; the protein is encoded by the coding sequence ATGAAGTGGAATAAAACCGAGCATGGATCCTATCAAACAACCGATTTTTTGTTTAACCAGCTCATTCCATATATAGGTAATAAGCGTAAATTACTTGATTTAATTAAACAAACGCTGATTGCCAGCCAAGAGAATTTTCAAACACAAAATGGTCTTTTTATCGATTGTTTTGCTGGCACTGGCGTTGTCAGTCGTTTGGCAAAGACGATGGGGTATCAAGTTTTTTGCAATGATTGGGAATATTACAGTCAAGCTTTAAATATCGCCTCTATACAAACATTAGAGCCTCCGACTTATTTTGACCGATATTCTTATCGTGAAATATTACAACAATTAAATAACCTTTCCCCAATTGAAGGCTGGGTCACAAAGCATTTATGCCCTCAGGATGATATTCATTATGATATTTCAAAAGAACGCATGTTCTATATGCATAAAAATGGAATGCGTATTGATGCTATTCGTGAAAAAATTGAACAATGGGATCGTGATGGTTTATTAAATCCAATTCAGAAATCCTGTTTACTAGCACCTTTACTCTATTGTGCTTGTTATCACGCCAATACAAGTGGTGTGTTTAAAGGATTTCACAAAGGTTGGGGTGGACAAACGAAAACTGCGCTTTATCGTATTGCTGCGGATTTAATGCTGGCACCGATCCAATTCTTCAACAACCATCAAGACAATCACATCTTTCGCATGGATGTCCAACTATTGGCTGAAGAATTGCACCATATGAACATACCTGAATATAGTGTTGCCTATTTAGACCCCCCTTATAACCAACATCCTTATGGGGCAAACTATCATGTTCTCAATAGTATTACACTTTGGGACAAGCCAGCATTATCCCCTCAAATTACCCCTTATGAAAAATCAGCCATTCGCAAAGATTGGCGAACAGAGCGTAAAAGTGCTTACACAATTCGTAAACAAGCCACCCTTGCATATCAACAACTATTACAGACCTTACCCACACGGTGGATCGCAACCAGTTACAGCACAGACGGGTTCATCGATTTACAAGATATGATCCAACAAAATTGTGACGTTGGAGAGGTCAAAGTTTTTGCAAAACCCTATAAACGATATCGTGTCAGTTCACAACGTTATTCCGAAAAACCACGTAATATCGAATTTGTTTTATTAACCCAAGTTGGAAAAGGAAAACGCCAGTCTTCTATTGAGCTGGTTGAGAAAATTTATGCTTTAGAAAATAATTCTCTTGCGACTACAAAAGGAAATAGCAACATTATTCATGCTTTTTAA
- the serB gene encoding phosphoserine phosphatase SerB, translated as MSFLPYVITIVAPPSLLNQNILDLIEPYYSLKNAQWLSPQEAIDIELLTNSFDESKSIFEKIKAALKSEKIDVFLTSMISRKKKLLIADMDSTIVQSETLDDLATEVGIGEQIAAITKRAMNGELVFADALNERIALLKNVSADLLEKTWQHTKLNDGAQTLVATMKKKHAHTALISGGFTFFTQKVADKCGFHENHANQLGIQDNKLNGTVIPPILGKEAKLFHLNRLTQELNLTENDSITIGDGANDLPMLTNAGLGIGYYPKPIVAKQLLNIIQHTSLRSALFIQGYTATEFINELG; from the coding sequence ATGTCTTTTTTGCCTTATGTGATTACTATTGTTGCACCCCCTTCTTTATTAAACCAAAATATTTTAGATCTAATTGAACCATATTATTCATTAAAAAATGCACAATGGTTATCTCCACAAGAAGCAATTGATATTGAATTATTAACCAATAGCTTTGATGAATCAAAATCTATATTTGAAAAAATCAAAGCTGCTTTAAAATCAGAAAAAATAGATGTTTTTTTAACCTCTATGATCTCTCGCAAAAAAAAGCTCCTTATCGCAGATATGGACAGCACAATTGTTCAAAGTGAAACTTTGGATGATTTAGCCACCGAAGTCGGTATCGGTGAACAAATTGCAGCCATCACCAAACGCGCCATGAATGGTGAGCTTGTTTTTGCTGATGCTTTAAATGAACGCATTGCTTTATTAAAAAATGTTTCAGCAGACTTACTTGAAAAAACGTGGCAACATACAAAGTTGAACGATGGTGCGCAAACCCTCGTTGCGACCATGAAAAAAAAACATGCGCATACGGCTTTGATTTCAGGCGGTTTTACATTTTTTACACAAAAAGTTGCTGATAAATGCGGCTTTCATGAAAACCATGCCAATCAATTAGGTATTCAAGATAATAAATTAAATGGCACCGTCATTCCACCCATCCTTGGCAAAGAGGCAAAATTATTTCACTTAAACCGTTTAACCCAAGAGTTAAATTTAACTGAGAATGACAGCATAACCATCGGAGATGGTGCCAATGATCTACCCATGCTAACCAATGCTGGACTAGGAATTGGATATTATCCCAAACCTATCGTTGCTAAACAACTATTAAATATCATTCAACATACTTCACTTCGTTCCGCTTTATTTATTCAAGGATATACAGCCACAGAATTTATCAATGAATTAGGGTAG